TGGTCCTGCTCGCGGGCCTCGGCGTGTCCGTGCCGATGGCGCGCGTGGTGCCCGCGGGCGCGGGCCTGGTCCTGATGGTCCTGGGGAATTACATGGGGAAGTTCACGAAGAACTTCTTCTGTGGAATCCGGACGCCCTGGACGCTCGCGAGCGACGAGGTCTGGCTGCGCACGCATCGCCTGGGAGGCAGGCTCTTCGTCCTCGCGGGACTCATCGTCCTCGTGTCGGGGCTTCTGGGCGGTGGTCCGGTCCCCGTGCTCGCGGCTGTCGCCGTGGCGGCGGTGACTCCCGTGCTCTACTCGTACTTCCTCTATCGTCGCATCGAAGGGGACAGGCACGAACCCATGGACGATGCGGGTTCGCATCGCTCCGCGTGAGATTTCCTGCGTGGAAACCCCCGTCGCGACGCCAGACATGAGATGAGATGGTGTGGTCCATGGGGCAGCGCGGACCATGCATTCAAGTCTGTAAGTGAAGTCCTGAGGGCGTCCGCTTCGAGT
The sequence above is drawn from the Corallococcus sp. NCRR genome and encodes:
- a CDS encoding SdpI family protein, yielding MRIRRANGLSLGFVAVAFAMAFMLYGHLPESIPTHWNAEGVVDGYTPKPWGPFVLPLVMAAVYLALVAVPRISPRGYRVERFQNVFEGIQAVLVAFLFLLNALVLLAGLGVSVPMARVVPAGAGLVLMVLGNYMGKFTKNFFCGIRTPWTLASDEVWLRTHRLGGRLFVLAGLIVLVSGLLGGGPVPVLAAVAVAAVTPVLYSYFLYRRIEGDRHEPMDDAGSHRSA